The proteins below are encoded in one region of Ricinus communis isolate WT05 ecotype wild-type chromosome 6, ASM1957865v1, whole genome shotgun sequence:
- the LOC125370423 gene encoding uncharacterized protein LOC125370423 has translation MIKFITSTETTFEQTDSALRNQQASIQNLESQIGRIPKMLAERQPGTFPSTTEPNSKEHVNAIMLRPGKFVPSPSSISNTNADAQVDSSRKVKVTKAKELEKEEAKEVPLREYQPKIPYPARLKQAQVEQQFGKFLDIFKQLHINLPFVEVIFQMPRYAKFLKEILSNKRKFKDSACMTLNEECSAIFQNKLPEKRHDPRSFTIPCIIGNLSVNDALADLGAVINVMSYSLFIKLGLGETKPTRMNMDGENSVPLILGRPFLATSRAMIDVCDGKLKLREVLVEDPLHGTLPRGEKHELSNEEVLEQLEFMLANEPNRNTDEFTVIDRIGVQKLRPSLEELLVLD, from the exons ATGATAAAGTTTATCACATCTACCGAGACGACGTTTGAGCAGACTGATAgtgctcttagaaatcagcaAGCGtccattcagaacttggagagtCAGATTGGGCGAATTCCTAAGATGTTGGCTGAGAGGCAGCCAGGGACTTTTCCTAGCACTACAGAGCCTAACTCGAAGGAGCATGTGAATGCAATCATGTTGCGACCAGGTAAATTTGTTCCCAGTCCTTCTTCTATTTCTAACACTAATGCTGATGCGCAGGTAGATTCAAGCAGGAAAGTTAAAGTTACCAAGGCAAAGGAACTAgagaaggaagaggcaaaggaGGTTCCATTAAGGGAATACCAGCCCAAAATCCCATACCCTGCTAGATTAAAGCAGGCGCAAGTCGAGCAGCAGTTTGGTAAATTCCTAGACATTTTTAAACAATTGCatataaatttaccttttgttgaagttATTTTCCAGATGCCTCGGTATgcgaagttcttaaaggagattctTAGCAATAAGAGGAAGTTTAAGGACTCGGCATGCATGACATTAAACGAGGAATGTTCGGCAATTTTCCAGAATAAGTTACCGGAGAAGCGACATGATCCaaggagttttactattccttgtATTATAGGTAACTTATCTGTTAATGATGCCTTAGCTGATTTAGGGGCTGTAATCAATGTAATGTCGTACAGCCTGTTTATAAAATTGGGGCTGGGAGAGACcaaacccactaggatga ACATGGATGGTGAGAATAGTGTACCCTTAATTTTAGGAAGACCTtttcttgcaacatctagggcaatgatagatgtttgtgatggaaagtTAAAACTTAGG GAGGTGTTAGTTGAAGACCCTCTACATGGCACTTTGCCGAGGGGAGAAAAGCATGAGCTGTCAAATGAGgaagtgttggagcagcttgAATTTATGTTAGCAAATGAGCCAAACAGAAATACTGATGAGTTTACTGTGATTGACAGGATAGGTGTGCAGAAGTTGAGGCCATCACTAGAGGAACTGCTAGTTCTCGATTAG